The genomic interval GGACTTAACGTTAATTTCTAATATTAATTTTTAGTATATCTATAGTTTATTGTTTTTTACTTGAAAATAGATATAACGAAAAGGCAGTTCAATCGAACTGTCTTTTTTATTTTATGTTTGTTTTTGTTCCATAGGAATGTTTCGTCGGTAGAAAAAAAAATATTTTCCAAATCGGTTTACGTTCCGTAGGAACGTTTGGTTTATGGTATTAATTATCAATAAATATATCAAACGTTCCTACGGAACGTATTTACGGTGGTTATCATTTTTTTTTCTACCGACGAAACATTCCTACGGAATGAATAACAAAAATGGTTTATAGCAAAAGAGGCTGTCTCAAAAATCGAGACAGCCTCTTTGTTATGAATTAAATCCCTGAATTTATTTTTTCAGGATCTTATCTTTAAAAATAACTTTATTGTTTTCTGATAAAGTATAAATGTAAACTCCTGGATGTAAATTATTTACAGACATTATCGTATTGCTAACTTCCTGACTGCCTTTTACATCAATTGGATTTCCTAATAAACGTCCGTTCAAATCATAAAGTCTTACTTTAAAATTTCTGCTTTCATTTGTTTTTACTGAGAAATTCAAAACATCAGCTGCAGGATTTGGATATGCATTTACAAAAAATCCGGTTTTACCAAAATCCGGTGCCGATAAAACATCTTCTTTCAATTCAAAACGGGCAATAACGGGTCCGTGATCTGAAGTTGTAGTTGTATAATTTGAAATATCATTTCGAGGATCGTAAACCGCAATCGAATTATTTATATACTCATCGTTTAATTCATTAGAAATCATAATGTGATCTAAAAACCCTCCTGAACTTAAAAAACTATAAGCGCCCGCCTGACTGATTCCTAAAGTAAGGGCATTATAGTTTTGAGTATCTGTAACAAAACTTTCATAAGATGAAGGGTTTGGCGTAATAACCGATGCTTTTACATCATCATTATAATCGCCTAAAATAATTAAATTAGAATTGGCATAATGAGCATCTAAACTATCTTTTAAAACCTGAGCATCGTATTTACGCATATTGTATCGTGAAATATCCGATCCGCTGTTGGCACGGGCATGAAGATCTACTACGTTAAGTTCTTTTGTAACGTCACCAATATGGGTTTCAAGTGTTACTAAATAAGGTAAACGTCCGGAAGAGAAAAAACTTGAGCCATTACCGCCCGGATAATTTGCCAGCGTTTTTGTTCCGGCACGAACCTCATCATAAAATTCTTTAAACATAACGCGGGTCTTTTTTACAGAAGTTGTCTGCGTATTGTAAAGAACCACTAATTTTTGAGGGGGAAAATTCGGATCTGGCGTATCAAAAGAATACGACCATGAGGTAGAAATTGTTTTATCGAATGTTTTTCCGTTGATGTTTATTTTCTGGATTAAAACATCAATCGACGGATCATCTGAAACTTCCTGAACTACGTAAACGTCTGCATTAAGTTTATTCATTACTTTGGCCACATTTTCGATTTGCAATGCATCATCAGTTGGTCCAAATTCTACTCCGTCAGTTCCTTTTACATCAGTTCCAAAAAATTCTAAGTTATAGGTTACGATATCAAAAGTGTCTGCTTTTGGTATAGAAGAACCTGAGAATAAACCTATTTGTTTGTTTAAAGAAGTTCCGGTAACGGTTAATGATCCTGATATTAAAAGTGCTTTTGTTACAGGCACAAATCGGGCATAAATCGTTTTTCCGACAGCAGCATCGGCAGCTGAAACTACTAAACTGGATTGAAATGTAATATTGTCAAATGATAATTCAAAAGATGCCGGCGCCGTAATGGTGATATCTCCATAACCTTCTGCATTGAAAATAAAAGACTGACTTGCTGAAACTGCATTAACTGCAACGTCTCCAAAATCTAAAACAGGATTTGAATTTACATAACCTGCTTCATTCGAAATTAATACATCATCTAGCGACCACTCGGCAGCAAAATTATTTCCTCCGGCTGTAGTTTCGTAAACCCATGCTAAATAAGTATGACTTGTTTTGTAATCACTTAGTTTAATGTATTGTGATTTTGTGTATGTTCCAGTAACTGTTGGAAAATTCCCTTGCAATTCTGTCCATGTTGCCGTTTCCGGATTACTTTTTCCGTCGTAATCTGTAGAAACCATTAATTTTAATCCTGGTCCTGTATAAAATTTACGAGAGAAAAAAGATACTAACGGAAATTCTGTAAAAGTATCTAAATGTAATTTAGGCGAAATTAACCAGTCTTTGCTGACTCCAGAATCAGAATAACCATTCATTAAAACTGCTCCGGTTCCTGAATTTACGTTTCTGGTAACAGTTGTTGGCGACCATTTGTTTAAAGTTCCGGCAACGTTATATTGTGTCCATCCGCTGTTTGACAAAACATTCGGATCATTGAAACCTTGTACGTAAGGATTAATTCCTACTCCTGTCAGTGTAACTATTTTAGTTGCGGCACCATTAGATTCATGTGTTATTTCTCCAG from Flavobacterium sp. carries:
- a CDS encoding choice-of-anchor J domain-containing protein, with protein sequence MRNNYFIRHVMALSFFWCSLSIMAQTFPPPQSLPYTQDFSFAPTVTAYPAGFQGWTAATAPGSNFNTNATLVADRPLVASSTAATNSGNFHNYDGKIGFLNTGSLDLTIGFAFDATGQTAIQVQYDAMTIRNPYDIPPATTNTRINEMVLQYRVGTTAAFTSLLSTAYANNDVKQTTAVTTPQNSRTIKVTLPAECDNQPIVQIRWISRQISGAGSRPSFAIDNIEIKSDVAAPINASGYPKADNILSQSFDFINKLDEIGKTYYVLLPGGSAEPTVAQIKAGEDAGGIPALQSGILDITAGSQEFTKSFTGLSLSTSYSVFSISEDPYGNIQSAVNRIDAATSSVALPTLTTSVASLNLGFSEANFESDILSYQIQGSNLTDDVVLTSTANFTISKDNTTFASTLTYSAADFASNAVQTVYVKFLPNAVNSFTGEITHESNGAATKIVTLTGVGINPYVQGFNDPNVLSNSGWTQYNVAGTLNKWSPTTVTRNVNSGTGAVLMNGYSDSGVSKDWLISPKLHLDTFTEFPLVSFFSRKFYTGPGLKLMVSTDYDGKSNPETATWTELQGNFPTVTGTYTKSQYIKLSDYKTSHTYLAWVYETTAGGNNFAAEWSLDDVLISNEAGYVNSNPVLDFGDVAVNAVSASQSFIFNAEGYGDITITAPASFELSFDNITFQSSLVVSAADAAVGKTIYARFVPVTKALLISGSLTVTGTSLNKQIGLFSGSSIPKADTFDIVTYNLEFFGTDVKGTDGVEFGPTDDALQIENVAKVMNKLNADVYVVQEVSDDPSIDVLIQKININGKTFDKTISTSWSYSFDTPDPNFPPQKLVVLYNTQTTSVKKTRVMFKEFYDEVRAGTKTLANYPGGNGSSFFSSGRLPYLVTLETHIGDVTKELNVVDLHARANSGSDISRYNMRKYDAQVLKDSLDAHYANSNLIILGDYNDDVKASVITPNPSSYESFVTDTQNYNALTLGISQAGAYSFLSSGGFLDHIMISNELNDEYINNSIAVYDPRNDISNYTTTTSDHGPVIARFELKEDVLSAPDFGKTGFFVNAYPNPAADVLNFSVKTNESRNFKVRLYDLNGRLLGNPIDVKGSQEVSNTIMSVNNLHPGVYIYTLSENNKVIFKDKILKK